In Egicoccus sp. AB-alg2, the following are encoded in one genomic region:
- a CDS encoding CaiB/BaiF CoA transferase family protein encodes MNGNADVQPLSGIRVLDFTQVMLGPSATQLLSDHGAEVIKVERPGAGDLSRSAMGEAAGLDNPVFASLNRNKRSITVDLRSPEGGRIIRDLVANCDVLVHNFRPGAMERRGLGYEECRAINPRLIYAVGSGFGPTGPYQHKGGQDALAQALTGVMERRADQSIPLSVYATTFADYSAGMHLVQGVLLALRARDLTGEGQRVDASLFNALLSMQMQEATAHLMTGQILNWAAYPLSGVFHATDGAFVLIGAFKQNPLRDICVALGIEDLSQEERYATFDGQMAHREELQAVFTREFAKNRVEYWLERLEDQDLLCAKVQSLGEALEDPQTKHNGMVVDIPRGDEAPVRTIASPITLSSTPMREPSPPPKLGQHTAEVLTDVLGMDQADIDRLAAEGVLG; translated from the coding sequence ATGAACGGGAACGCAGACGTGCAGCCGCTGTCCGGCATCCGGGTGCTCGACTTCACCCAGGTGATGCTCGGCCCCTCGGCCACGCAGTTGCTCTCGGACCACGGTGCCGAGGTCATCAAGGTTGAACGGCCTGGAGCCGGTGACCTCTCGCGCTCGGCGATGGGCGAGGCTGCGGGCTTGGACAACCCCGTGTTCGCGAGTCTCAACCGCAACAAGCGCTCGATCACGGTCGACCTGCGGTCACCCGAGGGTGGGCGAATCATCCGTGACCTCGTCGCCAACTGCGACGTGCTGGTGCACAACTTCCGACCCGGCGCGATGGAGCGCCGCGGCCTCGGCTACGAGGAGTGCCGCGCCATCAACCCGCGTTTGATCTACGCCGTCGGTTCGGGGTTCGGGCCAACCGGCCCGTACCAGCACAAGGGTGGTCAGGATGCGCTCGCCCAGGCGCTGACCGGCGTCATGGAACGTCGAGCGGACCAGTCCATCCCGCTGTCCGTCTACGCCACCACCTTCGCCGACTACTCCGCCGGCATGCACCTCGTGCAGGGCGTACTGCTCGCGCTGCGTGCACGCGACCTGACCGGCGAGGGGCAGCGGGTGGACGCCTCCCTGTTCAACGCGCTGCTGTCGATGCAGATGCAGGAGGCCACCGCCCACCTGATGACCGGACAGATCCTGAACTGGGCCGCCTATCCGCTCTCGGGTGTCTTCCACGCCACGGACGGTGCCTTCGTCCTGATCGGCGCCTTCAAGCAGAACCCCCTGCGCGACATCTGCGTCGCCCTCGGCATCGAGGACCTGTCGCAGGAGGAGCGATACGCCACCTTCGATGGTCAGATGGCCCACCGCGAGGAGTTGCAGGCGGTCTTCACACGCGAGTTCGCGAAGAACCGCGTGGAGTACTGGCTCGAACGCCTGGAGGACCAGGACCTGTTGTGCGCGAAGGTCCAGTCGCTGGGCGAGGCACTGGAAGACCCGCAGACCAAGCACAACGGCATGGTCGTCGACATCCCTCGAGGCGACGAAGCTCCCGTCCGGACCATCGCGTCCCCGATCACGCTGTCCTCCACCCCGATGCGTGAACCGTCGCCGCCACCCAAGCTCGGGCAGCACACCGCCGAGGTGCTCACCGACGTGCTCGGCATGGACCAGGCCGACATCGACCGACTGGCAGCAGAAGGGGTGCTGGGATGA
- a CDS encoding dihydrodipicolinate synthase family protein, with amino-acid sequence MAAQFEPLQRGVWGILPTPFREDLEVDLDSVGTGVDFLRERGATGVVALGVFGEAARLSTAEKEQVLAAVVEAAGELPVVAGIDALATAPATELAARLVTQAPGLRAVMTKAPSADAEVTTEHLRRVSAAAGVGVIAQDYPAQSGVHISASALRQAVDDSEVAVAVKAEAVPSAVAVAHLAPHTNVPVFGGLGGVGLLDELDAGAAGAMTGFSFPEALKACVDAFDRDGFPAAREVYAPWLPIANFEAQLGIALAIRKEILRRRGAMRCAVVRPPAAPLPAVVAARIEQHLDTVPAI; translated from the coding sequence ATGGCGGCACAGTTCGAACCACTCCAGCGGGGGGTGTGGGGCATCCTCCCCACCCCGTTCCGCGAGGATCTCGAGGTCGACCTCGACTCGGTCGGTACGGGCGTCGACTTCCTGCGCGAGCGCGGTGCCACGGGCGTGGTCGCCCTGGGCGTGTTCGGTGAGGCCGCGCGTCTGTCCACCGCGGAGAAGGAGCAGGTCCTGGCCGCGGTCGTCGAGGCGGCGGGGGAGCTTCCGGTCGTCGCCGGCATCGACGCCCTCGCAACTGCCCCGGCAACGGAGTTGGCAGCCCGTCTCGTGACCCAGGCACCCGGTCTGCGGGCTGTCATGACCAAGGCGCCATCGGCCGACGCCGAGGTGACGACCGAACACCTTCGGCGCGTCTCGGCGGCGGCCGGCGTCGGGGTCATCGCGCAGGACTACCCCGCCCAGTCCGGCGTCCACATCTCCGCGTCGGCGCTGCGTCAGGCCGTGGACGATTCGGAGGTGGCCGTCGCGGTGAAGGCGGAGGCGGTACCGAGTGCTGTCGCCGTTGCCCACCTCGCACCCCATACCAACGTGCCGGTGTTCGGGGGCCTCGGGGGAGTGGGCCTGTTGGACGAACTCGACGCTGGCGCGGCCGGCGCGATGACGGGCTTCTCGTTCCCCGAGGCGCTCAAGGCCTGCGTCGACGCGTTCGACCGTGACGGCTTCCCGGCTGCGCGCGAGGTCTATGCCCCTTGGCTGCCGATCGCAAACTTCGAGGCCCAACTCGGTATCGCGCTGGCGATCCGGAAGGAGATCCTGCGCCGGCGTGGGGCGATGCGGTGCGCGGTCGTGCGGCCGCCGGCGGCACCGCTGCCAGCTGTGGTGGCGGCCCGCATCGAGCAGCACCTGGACACGGTCCCGGCGATCTGA
- the add gene encoding adenosine deaminase, translating into MSANGDGGSERLPKAHLHLHLEGAARPATLVEYARRRDVPAASLEGFTDLAAFVVAYETARDLIGSLDELQRVAREVAEDALEQGCVWIEVHFAPFSYGGRLGREEALLEAVLAGLAEPQGDATGAAVVLAVNRAHGTDLGRRTLVLAERYAGRGVVGLGLVGDERHPARPYAPLFARAREAGLLAVPHAGETQGPHAVLEALQLLRADRIGHGITATRDPGLLEQLADTQRCLDVCPTSNLRLGVAEDWSAHPIHRLVAAGVAVSLNSDDPTFFGSDVAQEYATAAAHGLPVAAIAAHSLRHSAAPDHVRGPALRALASQTTPAT; encoded by the coding sequence GTGAGTGCCAACGGTGACGGGGGCTCCGAGCGGCTGCCCAAGGCGCATCTGCACCTGCATCTCGAGGGTGCAGCTCGCCCGGCGACGTTGGTCGAGTACGCGCGCAGGCGCGACGTTCCGGCCGCGAGTTTGGAGGGTTTCACCGACCTGGCCGCGTTCGTGGTCGCCTACGAGACGGCGCGCGATCTGATCGGCTCCCTCGACGAACTACAGCGGGTGGCGCGTGAGGTCGCCGAGGACGCCCTCGAACAGGGCTGCGTCTGGATCGAGGTGCACTTCGCGCCGTTCAGTTACGGCGGTCGACTCGGCCGGGAGGAAGCACTCCTGGAGGCAGTGTTGGCCGGCCTGGCCGAACCACAGGGGGACGCCACCGGGGCTGCCGTGGTGCTGGCCGTCAACCGTGCGCACGGCACAGACCTGGGACGGCGCACCCTCGTACTCGCCGAACGCTATGCCGGTCGTGGTGTGGTCGGACTCGGCTTGGTCGGGGACGAGCGCCACCCCGCTCGTCCGTACGCGCCGCTGTTCGCCCGGGCACGGGAAGCTGGGCTCCTCGCCGTCCCTCACGCCGGTGAGACGCAGGGGCCGCACGCGGTACTCGAGGCGCTGCAGTTGCTACGCGCGGATCGCATCGGCCACGGCATCACCGCGACTCGTGACCCGGGGCTGCTCGAGCAGCTCGCTGACACCCAGCGATGCCTCGATGTCTGCCCGACCAGCAACCTGCGGCTCGGTGTGGCCGAGGACTGGAGCGCACACCCGATCCATCGGCTGGTGGCGGCCGGAGTCGCCGTCAGCCTCAACAGCGACGACCCGACTTTCTTCGGCAGCGACGTCGCCCAGGAGTACGCGACCGCCGCAGCACACGGACTCCCGGTGGCGGCGATCGCTGCGCACTCCCTGAGGCACAGCGCGGCGCCTGATCATGTGCGCGGCCCGGCACTTCGCGCTCTCGCGTCGCAGACGACGCCAGCCACATGA
- a CDS encoding cytidine deaminase: protein MDSELLAAASAAVEAVYRPGWHFVGAAVRGASGAVYTGVNLQAYVSRIAVCAEPIALGQSVMAADGPIMRAVAVYKPDAQLPPVVCSPCGMCREMLHDYGGEAVEVVVPGDAGPEVMTGRDLLPVKYVRDSR, encoded by the coding sequence GTGGACAGCGAGCTTCTGGCCGCAGCAAGTGCGGCCGTCGAGGCCGTGTACCGGCCCGGTTGGCACTTCGTCGGCGCCGCCGTCCGCGGGGCGTCCGGTGCGGTCTACACGGGCGTGAATTTGCAGGCCTACGTGTCGCGTATCGCGGTCTGCGCAGAACCCATCGCGCTCGGTCAGAGCGTCATGGCCGCCGATGGCCCCATCATGCGCGCCGTGGCGGTCTACAAGCCGGACGCACAGCTGCCGCCCGTCGTCTGCTCGCCGTGCGGCATGTGCCGCGAGATGCTGCATGACTACGGGGGTGAGGCGGTCGAGGTCGTCGTGCCCGGCGATGCCGGGCCCGAGGTCATGACGGGACGAGACCTGCTCCCGGTGAAGTACGTGCGAGACAGCCGGTGA
- a CDS encoding enoyl-CoA hydratase-related protein: MNDDTGPTDEVRLEREGHLARVTIDRPKVLNAVDQKTLRRLQDIWDELETDDDVRLVILTGAGERSFCVGADMSAEDGDGPDGLRYWAEERAGGFGGLSLRDTLDVPVIARVNGYALGGGFEMMLGADLVVAADHAQFALPEPRVGRLPADGGMPLLPRRIPRVFAMEMLLTGRRISAEEALRFGLVNRVVPMSDLDDAVDELAQQVLACAPLSVKAIKQLVQRTGHLTPQEAQGIRLPTVLAAFDSEDGQEGPRAFREKRVPVWKGR; the protein is encoded by the coding sequence ATGAACGACGACACTGGGCCGACCGACGAAGTCCGCCTGGAGCGTGAGGGCCACCTTGCTCGGGTCACGATCGATCGGCCGAAGGTCCTGAATGCGGTCGACCAGAAGACGCTTCGGCGCCTGCAGGACATCTGGGACGAACTCGAGACCGACGACGACGTGCGGCTGGTGATCCTCACCGGCGCAGGCGAGCGGTCGTTCTGCGTCGGAGCGGACATGTCCGCTGAGGACGGCGACGGACCCGACGGCTTGCGTTATTGGGCCGAGGAACGTGCCGGCGGGTTCGGTGGTCTGTCGCTGCGCGACACCCTCGACGTCCCGGTGATCGCCCGTGTCAACGGCTACGCATTGGGCGGCGGGTTCGAGATGATGTTGGGCGCCGACCTGGTCGTTGCGGCCGACCATGCGCAGTTCGCGCTGCCAGAACCCCGAGTCGGCCGTCTCCCGGCGGATGGTGGCATGCCGCTGCTACCGCGGCGGATCCCACGCGTCTTTGCCATGGAGATGCTGCTCACGGGTCGACGCATCAGCGCGGAGGAAGCGCTGCGGTTCGGCCTGGTCAACCGGGTGGTGCCGATGTCCGACCTGGACGATGCCGTCGACGAGTTGGCCCAGCAGGTGCTGGCCTGTGCCCCGCTGTCCGTGAAGGCCATCAAGCAGCTCGTCCAGCGGACGGGACACCTCACACCCCAGGAAGCGCAAGGCATCCGCCTGCCGACCGTGCTCGCGGCCTTCGACTCCGAGGATGGGCAGGAAGGCCCCCGCGCGTTCCGCGAAAAGCGGGTTCCGGTCTGGAAGGGTCGTTGA
- a CDS encoding FAD-dependent oxidoreductase encodes MRISDGTVRLAERNAKVVSETDVVVVGGGPAGTTAAVSAARNGARVTLVERYAALGGMAAGGFVLVLDDMVNGQEITVRGLVDEFVERMAAKGLAAYPSEAERGLDEAAIRKWTRWGAFDIHSNGRPKPIVYAVAFDPEGWKEVSNELVQESNVELRLHSWFSETLVEDGTVRGVVVQTKEGPQAILADVVIDASGDADVAWSAGAPLIEDSYIVTPVFRLGNVDVDAAERFEWEEPEKARELNRKAKRILGGSWDLWWLRTPLEGIVWCNCPHMRGFSATDPVALTNAQFEGRRHINDLVDFARENLPGFENCHVVDVAPQIGVRQSRLIQGEYVVTKEDIVRRHHFADSVARGRDYYTPYRAMVPQHVDQLLLAGRHYSATPDAQRMSREIPPCMSMGEAAGVAAATALDRGVRVRDVDVAEVQRRLRAQGADPGDVPSANATILEAAEVPA; translated from the coding sequence ATGAGGATCAGTGACGGCACGGTGCGCCTTGCCGAGCGCAACGCAAAGGTGGTGTCCGAGACCGACGTCGTCGTCGTCGGCGGTGGCCCCGCCGGAACCACGGCCGCCGTCTCCGCGGCGCGCAACGGCGCCCGGGTCACACTCGTCGAGCGCTACGCAGCCCTGGGCGGGATGGCCGCCGGCGGATTCGTGCTCGTCCTCGACGACATGGTCAACGGGCAGGAGATCACGGTCCGCGGTCTCGTGGACGAGTTCGTGGAGAGGATGGCCGCGAAGGGGCTGGCCGCGTACCCGTCCGAGGCCGAACGTGGCCTGGACGAGGCCGCGATCCGCAAGTGGACGCGTTGGGGCGCGTTCGACATCCACAGCAATGGCCGCCCCAAGCCGATCGTGTACGCGGTCGCGTTCGATCCCGAAGGGTGGAAGGAGGTGTCGAACGAGTTGGTGCAGGAGAGCAACGTCGAGCTGCGCCTGCACAGCTGGTTCTCCGAGACGCTCGTCGAGGACGGCACGGTCCGTGGCGTGGTGGTGCAGACCAAGGAGGGCCCGCAGGCCATCCTCGCCGACGTGGTGATCGACGCTTCCGGTGATGCCGACGTCGCCTGGTCGGCGGGCGCACCGCTGATCGAGGACAGCTACATCGTCACTCCGGTGTTCCGCCTCGGCAATGTCGACGTCGACGCCGCCGAACGGTTCGAGTGGGAGGAGCCGGAGAAGGCCCGTGAACTGAACCGCAAGGCCAAGCGCATCCTGGGCGGCTCGTGGGACCTGTGGTGGTTGCGCACGCCCCTGGAGGGGATCGTGTGGTGCAACTGTCCCCACATGCGGGGTTTCTCGGCGACCGACCCGGTCGCGTTGACCAACGCGCAGTTCGAGGGGCGACGCCACATCAATGACCTCGTCGACTTCGCCCGCGAGAACCTGCCCGGCTTCGAGAACTGTCATGTCGTCGACGTGGCCCCCCAGATCGGCGTGCGCCAGTCCCGGTTGATCCAAGGCGAGTACGTCGTGACCAAGGAGGACATCGTCCGACGCCACCACTTCGCCGACTCCGTGGCGCGCGGCCGCGACTACTACACGCCCTACCGGGCCATGGTCCCGCAGCACGTCGACCAACTGCTGCTCGCCGGGCGCCACTACTCGGCGACCCCCGACGCTCAGCGCATGTCGCGGGAGATTCCGCCATGCATGTCGATGGGCGAGGCCGCCGGTGTGGCGGCAGCGACGGCGCTGGATCGCGGTGTACGCGTCCGCGACGTTGACGTCGCGGAGGTGCAGCGGCGATTGCGCGCCCAAGGCGCCGACCCCGGTGACGTTCCGTCGGCCAACGCGACCATCCTCGAGGCGGCGGAGGTGCCGGCATGA